A genomic segment from Salinigranum rubrum encodes:
- a CDS encoding CopG family ribbon-helix-helix protein — MRTSLNIPQEVLESFDATWQEEELESRSRAVREAIHEYIERHTELEGLEGPAVAALAFDYEHTLVIGQLHTVQHEFEDVISTTQHMHQGEWCLETIFCQGSAARIRELVYRLRDFDAVGRVNVMFLQPELSEKSLD; from the coding sequence ATGAGAACGAGTCTGAATATCCCTCAAGAGGTTCTCGAGTCGTTCGATGCGACGTGGCAAGAGGAAGAATTAGAATCGCGCTCCCGTGCCGTCCGCGAGGCGATTCACGAATACATCGAGCGCCATACGGAGCTCGAAGGCTTAGAAGGCCCCGCAGTCGCGGCACTGGCGTTCGATTACGAGCACACTCTCGTCATCGGCCAGCTCCATACCGTCCAGCACGAATTCGAGGATGTCATCAGCACAACGCAACACATGCACCAGGGGGAGTGGTGTCTCGAGACGATCTTCTGTCAAGGTTCAGCAGCACGAATCCGGGAATTAGTGTACCGACTCCGGGATTTCGATGCGGTCGGCCGCGTGAACGTCATGTTCCTCCAACCGGAACTCTCCGAGAAGTCTCTGGATTGA
- a CDS encoding DUF7437 domain-containing protein, which translates to MAHSPSRSGRPPIQQLQTVADLLDTPALARLYAHILQHGPVTVSEIVDTIDIPQGTAYDYVQNLETAGLVEKSREQRPYEYDAEAIALTLSTDGETQTITPALIAAVARRDEDEDIDVYIERHGLDGLAAALEYAYEYINGTVNHRIAARELDLSPLEAEIILQALEPVAAEYADAAA; encoded by the coding sequence ATGGCGCACTCTCCCTCCCGATCGGGCCGACCGCCTATTCAGCAGTTGCAGACGGTCGCTGACCTTCTCGACACCCCAGCTCTCGCCCGGCTGTATGCCCACATCTTACAACATGGCCCAGTTACCGTGTCTGAGATCGTCGACACGATCGACATCCCCCAAGGGACTGCTTACGATTACGTCCAGAACCTCGAAACCGCTGGTCTAGTGGAGAAATCCCGCGAGCAACGTCCCTATGAATACGACGCGGAGGCGATTGCACTCACACTCTCGACGGACGGCGAAACCCAGACGATTACCCCTGCCCTTATCGCAGCTGTTGCCCGCCGCGATGAGGACGAGGACATCGATGTCTACATCGAGCGACATGGTCTTGACGGCCTCGCTGCCGCCCTTGAGTACGCCTACGAGTACATAAACGGTACAGTCAATCATCGAATCGCGGCTCGGGAACTTGACCTCTCACCGCTCGAGGCCGAAATCATCCTACAGGCGCTGGAACCAGTCGCCGCTGAATATGCCGACGCGGCTGCATGA
- a CDS encoding heavy metal translocating P-type ATPase, whose protein sequence is MPPSHSSPTTCTLCGGVVPNDRVAAEDGGVYCSTGCRDVQRVLGDEERSSRSETIHGPTGGIDTDGDAGEREPNTLGERAESRVFLQVDGMHCATCEAFLESIAEDRAGVTHAAASYVTETIRVEYDPTSISVDDLCNALSPLGYTATRRDGGRDSPITAVGQSRQQDETGGRDIDEVLGFRYAAGVIFGTFMLLPYAVLLYPAQLSSFFGDGTLDIYASASGIGGGDGLLILPLFLVLTGVVLVFTGLPLLQGAYVSLKMRQPNTDLLVALPVVSAYVYSTIAFLLGRIDVFYDLTIVVAASVVAAIFYESLSKQRAMDCLTDLTISRVTDARRYDADGTTTTVDVSDFEPGESVLVREGERIPVDGVLAEGECTVDEAVVTGESLPVLKRAGDDLVGGAVVTNGAAVLTVSDSASSSIDRLITSVWNLQSGDHGVQRQADRFASFVIPVVVGGAVLAGGWSLVEGAGVPIAVLTALSVLLVGCPWALGLATPLSVATSIEEAVDRGIVVFDETVFERLRNVDVVVFDKTGTITTGRMEVLEADAPADLLAAVADLEQRASHPAADAIVTAFAQEEQAGEDPRADGGIANEDDRERAGRISEFTSHATGVEGVVDDTRVLVGNLDLFTDLEWSVSDSIETRATAARDVGRLPVIVGRDGRAEGVIVVGDEPRAGWDDTLTQLSARDMEIVVLTGDDEAATDFLGTHPGVDHVFAGVPPAGKTATIRRLQSRGQVAMVGDGTNDAPALATADLGISLGGGTALASDAADISIVDDDLAAVETTFDLADAARRRVKQNNGLALLYNGITIPLAATGLLNPVFAMGAVVATGGLLAANSFRALLTE, encoded by the coding sequence ATGCCTCCATCTCATTCTTCACCTACCACGTGCACGCTCTGTGGTGGCGTCGTCCCCAATGATCGAGTCGCGGCTGAAGACGGCGGCGTCTATTGTTCTACGGGGTGTCGGGATGTCCAACGCGTCCTCGGTGACGAGGAGCGTTCCAGTCGCTCGGAGACGATACACGGACCCACGGGCGGAATCGACACTGACGGTGACGCTGGTGAACGCGAACCAAACACACTCGGAGAGCGGGCCGAGTCACGGGTCTTTCTCCAGGTAGATGGGATGCACTGTGCGACGTGTGAAGCCTTTCTGGAATCGATTGCCGAAGACCGTGCGGGCGTCACCCACGCTGCAGCGAGCTACGTAACCGAGACGATCCGCGTCGAGTACGATCCCACGAGCATCTCGGTGGACGACCTCTGTAACGCGCTGAGCCCGCTGGGCTATACGGCGACGCGTCGTGACGGTGGTCGTGATAGTCCGATAACTGCTGTTGGCCAGTCGCGGCAGCAAGACGAGACAGGTGGCCGAGACATCGACGAAGTGCTCGGGTTTCGCTACGCAGCGGGCGTTATTTTCGGGACGTTCATGCTCCTGCCGTACGCGGTGCTCCTCTATCCAGCGCAGCTCTCGTCGTTCTTCGGCGATGGGACGCTAGACATATACGCGAGTGCATCCGGGATTGGCGGTGGAGATGGCCTGTTGATCTTGCCGCTCTTTCTTGTCCTGACGGGTGTGGTCCTAGTGTTCACCGGCCTTCCGCTTTTACAGGGTGCGTATGTCAGTCTGAAGATGCGACAGCCGAATACGGATCTGCTCGTCGCACTCCCCGTCGTGAGTGCCTACGTGTACAGCACGATCGCGTTTCTCCTCGGGCGGATCGACGTCTTCTACGACCTGACGATCGTGGTTGCCGCGAGTGTGGTCGCTGCGATCTTCTACGAATCACTGAGCAAGCAGCGGGCGATGGACTGCCTGACGGACCTCACCATCTCGCGGGTTACTGACGCCCGACGATATGACGCCGATGGGACCACGACGACGGTCGACGTGAGCGATTTCGAACCAGGAGAGAGCGTGCTCGTCCGTGAGGGCGAACGTATCCCGGTCGATGGAGTCCTTGCCGAGGGCGAGTGTACGGTAGACGAGGCGGTCGTGACGGGCGAATCGCTCCCGGTGCTGAAGCGAGCGGGTGACGACCTCGTCGGCGGCGCGGTCGTCACGAACGGCGCCGCTGTCCTCACGGTGAGTGACAGTGCATCCAGCAGTATCGACCGCCTCATCACGTCGGTCTGGAATCTCCAGAGTGGGGACCACGGCGTCCAGCGACAGGCCGACCGGTTCGCGTCGTTCGTCATTCCAGTCGTCGTGGGTGGGGCTGTTCTCGCCGGCGGCTGGTCACTCGTGGAGGGGGCTGGCGTCCCGATCGCCGTCCTGACGGCGTTGTCAGTGCTCTTGGTCGGGTGTCCATGGGCACTCGGGCTCGCGACGCCCCTCTCCGTCGCAACGAGTATCGAGGAGGCAGTAGACCGCGGCATCGTCGTGTTCGACGAAACCGTCTTCGAGCGGCTTCGGAACGTCGACGTCGTCGTCTTCGACAAGACAGGCACCATCACGACCGGTCGGATGGAAGTTCTTGAGGCGGATGCACCGGCAGATCTGTTGGCCGCCGTCGCAGACCTGGAGCAGCGAGCATCGCATCCGGCGGCGGACGCGATCGTGACCGCATTCGCTCAAGAGGAGCAAGCCGGCGAGGATCCCAGAGCCGATGGTGGGATCGCGAATGAGGACGACCGCGAGCGAGCAGGGCGCATCTCAGAGTTCACGAGCCACGCGACCGGCGTCGAAGGGGTTGTTGACGATACGCGAGTTCTCGTGGGCAATCTTGATCTCTTTACGGATCTGGAGTGGTCGGTGAGCGACAGCATCGAAACCCGGGCGACAGCTGCTCGTGACGTCGGGCGGCTTCCGGTCATCGTCGGTCGTGATGGTCGTGCGGAGGGTGTCATCGTCGTGGGCGACGAGCCACGAGCGGGCTGGGACGACACGCTCACGCAGTTGAGTGCTCGTGACATGGAGATCGTCGTCCTGACTGGCGATGACGAGGCCGCCACTGACTTCCTCGGCACTCACCCCGGAGTCGACCACGTGTTTGCAGGGGTTCCGCCGGCGGGCAAGACTGCGACGATTCGGCGGCTACAGTCCCGTGGACAGGTCGCGATGGTCGGTGATGGAACGAACGATGCTCCGGCCCTTGCGACGGCCGATCTGGGTATCTCGCTCGGCGGTGGGACCGCGCTCGCTTCCGATGCCGCGGATATTTCTATCGTCGATGACGACCTTGCGGCGGTGGAGACGACGTTCGACCTCGCAGATGCGGCTCGTCGACGTGTGAAACAGAACAACGGGCTAGCACTGCTCTATAATGGGATCACGATCCCTCTTGCGGCGACGGGGTTGCTCAATCCAGTGTTCGCGATGGGAGCAGTCGTGGCGACCGGTGGTCTTCTCGCGGCGAATTCGTTTCGAGCCCTGCTTACCGAGTAG
- a CDS encoding methyltransferase family protein, whose product MSSCADRALLATVIADVSLIVGYIVSALRPDYRVWPIGEHSWRWWFNWSALSVVFAGFPVLATLDRDPFVFDSLRSKLAGGVIATLGMGFALSALFELGWMESSGREGELRTDGIYEYTRNPQSVGFIPFVVGTILATNSWKLAIHGILTIVIYVLFPYAEEPWLRDQYGETYVEYCEQTPRFFSLESLKDLLRS is encoded by the coding sequence ATGTCCTCGTGTGCAGATCGCGCTCTCCTCGCGACCGTCATCGCGGATGTCAGCTTAATCGTCGGATATATCGTGAGTGCCCTCCGTCCCGACTACCGCGTGTGGCCGATCGGTGAGCATTCGTGGAGGTGGTGGTTCAATTGGTCTGCACTCTCGGTCGTGTTTGCTGGGTTCCCTGTGCTGGCTACACTTGACCGCGATCCGTTCGTGTTCGATAGTCTTCGAAGCAAGCTTGCTGGAGGTGTTATCGCAACGCTTGGGATGGGATTTGCCCTTTCCGCGCTCTTCGAACTCGGATGGATGGAGAGCAGCGGGCGAGAAGGTGAGCTCCGTACTGACGGCATTTATGAGTACACCCGAAATCCGCAGAGTGTGGGATTCATCCCGTTCGTCGTCGGCACAATTCTCGCGACGAACTCGTGGAAACTCGCCATCCACGGCATATTGACCATCGTCATCTACGTATTGTTCCCGTACGCTGAAGAGCCATGGCTGCGTGACCAATACGGCGAGACCTATGTCGAATACTGTGAACAGACGCCTCGATTCTTCAGCCTGGAGTCGCTGAAAGATCTCCTTCGCTCGTAG